CAAAGAAGCAGTGAATATGATTGTAAAAAGCAGATAAGACACCAGCATCCTTTTAGGATGTGGTGTCTTTTTTTTAGGTGCTTTTCGTAACCCTTATTCCTTAAAAACCTTTAATTAGAAGTCTCCTCGAGAAGAGCCTTCTGTTCATTCGTTTGGTGGGTCTTCCGGATAAAAGTCACGACTTTCCTCAATATTTGTTGAGCTGTCCAATCGATGTACCGTACCGCCGGCCATGCCCTCGTTGATCATCCGGTCAACATCGAGATAAACCTCGTCCCGTCCTTCATTTTGCATGTCCTCAGCAAATTTCTTGCTTCGAATTTTCTTCATGGTATCCTCCTCCATCGTTTTTACGTTTAGAGTTCCGGAAAACCAGAAAAATCATACACATCACTTGTCATATACATGAAAGAGCATCAGCTCGTGGATTTGTTCTTTCAAATGCAGCTCGTCGGATGGCTGTTCAGATGTCCACTGAATATCTCCATTTTGATGATAGATACCAGTATACTTCTGCTTATTGTAATAAAAAGAAAAATGCCAGCCAGGCATATCTTTATTTTCAAATAATGACTTGAATTGGAAATGAGTAATCAAGTTGATATCCCCCTGTGAAAAAGACTTTTTCATTATTATATCGTATTGTAGCAATTTAATGGAAAGATGCGATGCCATTATTCGTGAGAAATAGATGTAGTTGGAGGCCAATAATAAAGAGAAGCCACCCCAAAAGGTGCGGCCTTCATGATTTGATAGGCAGGAATATGGCTAAAGAGTACTGAATCAGAACCCTGTTTTTCTGAAGAATAGATCCACTAGAGCAGATATCCTCTTTTCCTCAATCAATGGTTCGTCGAAGCTCATCGGTTTTGAATTGACTTCATAAATGACATAGTTGCCTTTCTCAGTGATTCCGGCATCAAGGGAGAATTCTCCAAAGTAACCTAACTCTTCAGTAAGCAACTGTCCGATTTCCTTTACCGCCCAGTCGAAGAATTGGTCATGCCTGTCATTCTTTACCTTTATATAAGGAAGCAAGATTCCTCCATTCGGCAGGTGGGTGGTCAGGTCCTGCTTCTGAGATTGGCGTATGCCTATTCCTGTTACTTCATACCCACCCGGTCCATCATGGGCGTGGACCCGGAAGTCAAATCGGTTCCCGTCGATGGCTGAAGCCAATACTTCTTTCTGGGCGATATACTCGTACTTTAATAACTGCCTGGATTTGACTTTCCAAAACTCCTTTATGCCAGGATACAGATGGCGATGGGAGTGACTTTCGAACTCAATCATACCTTCTTTTTGCCGCAGGCGAAAAATCCCGATGCCCTTGGAAGACGAAGCAGGCTTCAAATAGATGCGCTCATGTTTATCAAGGAAAGCGGCCAGCTTGATCATTGATTTCACTTCAATACTTTCCGGCATTAGCTTCCTTAATTGTGGATGTCTGGAAAATAGGGAGTACAGTTTGTTTTTATTGATGAAGCCAGGATTGAAAAATGGAATTCCAAGTGCAGACAGATAGTTTACGGCATCCTTGAAAGCTGGCTGCTGCTCAGCCTTTCGAAAGGGTACCCGATTATATACAAGATGGGGAAGAGGTGTTTTTGCTGGTATCCATTTTTGGGCAGCAGGTGAAAATATGACACCTGTCAGGCCATCCTTGATGATGGTTTCCGGGGGGAAGACGACAATCAGACCATTCCGTTTCTGCATCTCGGCTTGAATCGCCTGGAATAATGATCCATTGCCAGACAGGTTCATATTCTTGCTCATTGAAGTCATGATCCCAATCAGCGGACCAATATTTCTCTGCTTGTTTTTTAACAGAAACTGCTGGCTGTTTTCAGGAAGTGTTTCTGATGATGCAGCTGGGATGTTGACTTTATTAAAGCCAAAGCCGAATGTTTCACCAGCTTTGGCTTCATGGGTCCATGCCTTCGACTCAGCATTATAGCGGAGGATCATTTGAAAATATCCTCAGGTGCTGTAATAGCTTTTTCCGCTAAAAAAATGCCAAAGGACAAAGACAGTTTCCGGGTCAATAAATCAAAATTCTTTAGCTTTGGATGCTTGAAGATTGACCTCCCCGGCTTTGAATTTGCCTCAAAGAGCCATACTTTTCCTGATTTATCGATGCCAAAGTCAAAACCAAGTTCACCGATGATTCCTTCCATATTTTTTTCTAAAATGGAGCTTAAAATCAGAGCGGCTTCAGATAGTTTTTCCTCATAGAGCTCTCGTTCGGTCCGGTCTTCAAATAACTCATCAAGTGATTTTACGACTCCGCCGTTGTTCACATGTGTAGTGACGCTGCCCTGGCCGGCAATTTTAGCGGCTATTGCAGCTACCTGCCAAACCCCGTATTCATCCTTATTTGTATGAACCCTGAAATCAATGAGCCTTTTTTCAGAGCGCAGCAGGCTGATACCCTGTTGGACAATCATCTGCGAAAGGTTTCTTTTATGAAAGATCTTCTTCATCAACTTTTCAAGGCTTTCAAACTTCGTTAATTTATTGATGCCCTCCTGGTCACGATAACGGCAATAATAATAGCCATTATACTTATCGAACAGAATTTGGTGGATGCCAAGTCCAAGACTTCCATTAGCAGGTTTTACATAGACATTTCCGTAATTTGAAAGCATCCTTTCTATCACTGAAAAAGAAGAGAACTGATGCGTTTCAGGCAAGTACTCTGCTGCACGATCATCTTGCTGCAGCCGCTCGAATACATCCAGTTTGCTGAAAAAGCCAGGATTATACCATGGAATCAAGTAATCGGCCTGCATCCTTGATTTCAAGCTGCGAAGCTCAGACTTTCTTTCGGTGCGCCTGTTTGGCAGCCGGTCATAGACGACATTCGGAAAGGGGACCTTTATTTTCATCCAACCTCCATCGACAAAGAAATAACCGTCGATCAGCCCCTGATTCCAATCGATATGCTCCTCTCCAAACACGAAGGGCAGGGCGCCGACCGTCTTATTGACGGACAGCAGCTTGGCAAAGAACATTGACCTCTCGCCAATCGGTCTTAATGGAAAAGGGGTAAAGCCTGCTGTCAGGATGCCGATCAGAGGCCCGATAAACAATGTATTCTGGTCAATAAATAGGTGCAAGGAGATAGATAAAACAGGCATCGAGAGCTCCTTCTGTACATCATTGCTCAAGACAACCACGTTTTTTCCTTTAGGATGAGGAGCGCATGTAACATCCACCACCTTGTTGCCAAATGCGATTTTATTGATTGGATTTGTAAGTATTAAATCAGCAGGAACAAAGACGAGTTGTTTGGAGTGGGAGATGATTTCTATCGGATATTTCTTTCTCATAAGTGCTGTTCCTCTCTTTCTGGCAGAATTTTCGAAAGCACACTGGCATATTCGATTGGTGCTTTATATAGCACTTCTTTTAAATCGGGATTAGTGGAAGTGACGACCTTCCTGCCGGGTTTTGAATTTGTGTCTAGCACCCAGAGAGCATGATCCCTTGAGACACCAATATCTATTCCTAGCTCGAAAAGGCGGGGAAATGATGCTTCAAGGATGCCTGGCAGTTGCGAAAGAATTTCCTCTAATTCAAGTGAAATGAATCTTCTGGTTCGGATATCAAGGGAATTCACGTATTCTTCAAATGGCAATATTTCTCCGCCGGCACGTAAGTTAGACAGGATTCCATCCTTGATTCCACGGCGGATGCCCTTGCCGCGCGCAATCCATTTTCCCTCATGATCTTTTTGCAGCAGTACCCTTATGTCAAAAGGACAATTCTGCGGATCTGACAGACTGAGGTATGGCTGCATCATATACTCTTTTTTTCTGAATAAGTTATCAAGCCAATCCTCTGTCTCACTGGTGGAATGGAAGGTTTTCGTAATCAGTCCGTCACCAATGTCGGCTGAGATTTCGAACTCTCTGCCTGTTTTTTTAACCTTGTAAATCCCTGCCCCGCCAGAACCGAAAACCGGTTTCAATATAGTCGTATCCATCACATCCAGTTGGGCAATAACAGCTTTACCGCTGCCGGCAAGAATCGTTTTCGGAATATAGGGAGAGAGAGGAGATTGCGATAGAACCTGGTGTATTTCCCATTTATTTGGCAAACCGTATCCGAGGAAGGTAATATCCGTTTTTTTCTTCAGCCATTTCACTATCGCCATGGCCTGTTTCGAAGCAAGATCATTTGTATAAAAACAACGGTCATAAATGATGTTTGGGAGCTGGAATTCAGCTTTTACCCAGCAATCTTTCTTCTGGTCGAACCTCTCACCTGTAACCATTTCGGTGATTGGATGGATACTAGCTGGCGAAAACCTAAAACAAGTTAATCTGTCTGCATTCGCCCTCCTGGCAATTTCGGTAAAATAGGTTAATTCACTTTTCAAGGAAAGTGACATCATTCCAAATGAAATCATTTTGTATTTCTCCTTTTGATTTATGACTGGCAAAGTCCGTAGCAATGCTCAATGATGGATTTTGTTGAGGGCCTGATTTTGGCTCCCCGTTCTTCAAAGTTTTTTGAGGGCTTGGAATTTGCTTCGATTAGCCACAAGTTTCCTTTTATATCGATTCCAATATCAATCCCCAACTCGCCTGTTAGTCCCTCCGTATATTTGCTGATGACTTCTGCCGTCTCAAGGGCCAGCTCCTTCATCAGCGCCAGTTGATGTTTCGCTTGCTCTCTTCCGAATATCAATGCCAGTGTATAGCCGGGCTTCATGATTTCGCCGCCGCGGGCTATATTTGATACGAATAATTGTTCAGCGGAAACCCTGGCGACGATGGAGGTAACCTTCCAGAAGTGCTGGGCATTTTTATGGCAAAGGACCCTGAAGTCCATCCTTCTGCCATTTAGTTCCGATAGCTGTATTCCCTGCTGAATGATACAAAGCCGTTTTCCGACGATGGGAGCAATGGAACGGGCTAGTTCTGATACATGTTTGAATTCTCGAAGGTCACTTGTAGGCAGTGAAGAAAGGGATGCATGGAAGATCCCATCTGTTTTACCTACCTGGATAATATTGCGGCCCTGGCTGCCGTGTACTGGTTTAATGTATAACTCATCATGCTTTTCAAGCATGCTTTCGAGCAGACTTTCAGAATAAAGATGTGTTTCTGGTATGAAAGGATGCAAGTGGTCTTCTTTCATTAAAGATTCATGAATTTCCCACTTCGAAAGGAAGCGGTGATTAAATATCTTTATTCCGAGAGCATCCAATTTATTTAAAAATCCCTTAAATCCTTTGCTGATTTCGGTTCTCCGTGACGATACGCGATTATATATGACAGCTGGAAGAGGGAAGAACCCTTTTTTCCATCCATCCTCTTTATCATCATAAGAAAAGCCCTCCACTCCTTGATCAGAAAAGCCTTTGAGTGAAAAAACATAAAAGCTTCCCCCTAATTCAGAAACTCCCTGGTGAAGCTCTTCGCAAAAGGAGTGGACTTTACCAAAGTCAGGTGCATGATTTTCATTTATTTCAGTCAGCAAAGCGATGATAGGATTGTTGGGTAAGCTTCTCGATTTTGCTGGCGTCATAGCTTCTCCTCATTTTCTTTTAGGCTTCAAGGTAGAACCCTATTGTAAATAGGCAAACACACATATTGCATCCTATGAATAGTAGTGGTTATTGGTGATTTTAATGGTAAGAACTGATCTCGCCAGACCCGAACTTTTGGCAATCAGCAACATAGTTTGTTATAGTGGAGTGGAGCGTTTAACGTAGAAGGAGTGATTTAAATGGCAGTCAATACTTATGATTCAGCCTACGAATTGGAAAAAGCAATCAGGAACAGTTCGGAATACACGGAACTAAAAAAGCTTTATGATGCTGTGAATAGCGATGAATCAGCAAAAAGAATGTTTGAAAACTTCCGCAATATCCAGATGCAGCTTCAGGAAAAGCAAATGACTGGGCAGGAAATTACCCAGGAAGAAGTAGAGCAGGCGCAAAAGACAGTAGCGCTTGTCCAGCAGCACGAACTGATTTCTAAGCTGATGGAAGCAGAACAAAGAATGAGCATGGTCATTGCTGAGCTTAATCAAATCATCATGAAGCCTCTTGAAGAGCTTTACGGTAACCCGAACCAGCAGCAATAATAAATATCAGGACTCCCGCCGATGTGCGGGAGTTTTTTTGTTATTGGAGTAATGGATCAACTGTCCGTCATCAAGGTCATGACGGACATAAATCAGTGAAAAAGAAGAAAAACTGTCCGTCATCAAGGTCATGACGGGCAAAAATCAGCGGAAAAGAAGGGAAACTGTCCGTCATCAAGGTCATGACGGACACAAATCAGTGTAAAAGAAGAGAAACTGTCCGTCATCAAGGTCATGACGGACAAAAATCAGTGAAAAAGAAGAAAAACTGTCCGTCATCAAGGTCATGACGGACACAAATCAGTGTAAAAGAAGAGAAACTGTCCGTCATCAAGGTCATGACGGACATAAATCAGTGAAAAAGAAGAAAAACTGTCTGTCATCAAGGTCATGACGGACATAAATCAGTGAAAAAGAAGAAAAACTGTCCGTCATATATGACTCTTTTTGTGGGGAGGGGATTATCAATGCAGTGCCCTCATTCCCTCGGTGGTCCCGGTTTCGGAAGGAAGCTAATTTCAATATCCTGCCCATGTTCTATTCTCTTGCTTTCTATCATACAAGTTAAATAAGGACAAAAACACCGAAGAAATGGGGGCATAAATATGATTTACCGTCTTCTTGCGCTTAATGTGGATGGAACGATTCTCCAATCAAATGGGAGGCTTCATAAATCCACAAGGGATGCGATTGAGTACGTTCAGCAAAAAGGAGTGTACGTGACTCTAGTAACTTCAAGAAGCTTTCCATCAGCCAAAAAAGTGGCTAAAGCGCTGAAAATAAATTCATTGCTTGTGACGCATCTAGGTTCTTATATTTCTAATGATCTTCGCAGTGATCCTGTTTTTGAAAAACGGATTTCTGAGGATGTCACCTTCCAGCTCGTCAGGTTCCTTGAGAGCTTCCCGTGCCAAATCCGGCTTGTTCATGAAAAGTTTTCACTGGCAAACAAGTATAAATTAAACCACAATCTGCTGGCGAAAACAGTTTTCACTTCTGGGGACCCGATCTTTTACTCACAGCAATTCACCGATTCTATCAGTGAAGCATTGGTCAATGATCCAGTCGCGCCTCCTAAAATTGAAGTCTATTTCGAATATGAAGAGGACTTGAAGGATGCCCAGCAAGCGATAAACGGGATGTTCTCAGAGGTGTCCCTGTCAAGGCTTAATGACTACAGGCTCGATATCATGCCCGAAGGTGTCTCAAAATTGAACGGACTGATTCAACTTGGGGAACACCTTGGAATCCCACTAAAGGAAATGGTCGCAATAGGTGATGGCTATGACGATATCGATATGATTGAAGCGGCCGGACTTGGCGTCGCAATGGGGAATGCATCAGTCGAAGTAAAAAAGGCTGCCGACTGGGTGACCCGCTCGAACAATCAGCATGGTGTAAGCTATATGGTCAAGGAACACTTTCGCAAACAACAGCCAATCGAATTTCTCAGAAAGATGAATATTATAAAAATGTAAAAATAGTAAGCATGCCTGACGTTATTCGCAGGCATGCTTTTGTTGTGTTTAGGAATTTATCGGGATTTAGACTCTAGATCAGGAGGAATATATGCGAGTTCTTCGGAAAATAAATGCAGAGTTAAGGAATATATAGGTTTTTAAGGAAAATAAGCCGGACGTCTATAATACTCATCCAGACTTGCACCGAAAACTGGTACCTTTTGCACTATCTTGACCTTTGAATCATACTTCTATTACACTTATTGAAGCATGTTTAATTGAAAAAGGTGAATCTAATGAGAATTAATATAAAAGGTATACAAGATGACAGATTTCAGCGTCCCTTAGGATTGATCGCTAATTTGTTTTTTGAAGAATCCGTAGTAGTATTAAGCGGGACGGAACATGAAGCCAATGCAACAATTGAATTCGATGTCAATAATGTCGAAGGGCAGTTTATTGTAAAAGCAGCCCTTGTAGCAGAAGGGAAGACTTTTACAGCAGAGGCTAATAAAGAAATCCCAACAGGTTTGAGCGATAAGGAAGAATTCAAATTGCTTAAAACCGTCATTTCAAGAGCTTATTTAAAAGTGCTCCAAGACTGGACAGGAATGATCCAGAAATGGGGTATTCTAACTGGCGTCCGCCCTACAAAGCTTTTGCATAAAAAGCTCCGTGAAGGTATGGACCAGCAGTTTGCTCATAAAGAGTTGAAGGAACAGTATTTGATATCGGATGAAAAAATCCAGCTCATGCAGCAGATCGTTGACCGTCAGCTTGCGGTCCTGCCTGATTTGTACGATTTGAAAAATGGTGTAAGCATATATATTGGCATCCCATTTTGCCCAACGAAGTGTGCTTACTGCACCTTCCCTGCTTATGCTATCAACGGTCGCCAGGGTTCTGTGGATTCTTTCCTTGGCGGGCTTCATCATGAAATCCGCCAAATCGGGGACTGGCTGAAGAAGAATGATATCAAGATTACGACCGTTTACTATGGTGGGGGCACACCGACATCGATTACCGCTGAAGAAATGGATATGCTGTATGAAGAGGTTCAGCAGTCATTCCCGGATGTCGAGAAGATCAGGGAAGTAACTGTCGAAGCCGGCCGGCCGGATACAATCACACCTGAGAAACTGGAGGTGCTGAAAAAGTGGAATATCGATCGCATCAGCATCAACCCTCAGTCTTACATCCAGGAAACATTGAAGGCCATCGGGCGTCACCATACAGTGGAAGAAACGATTGAAAAATTCCATCTTGCCCGCGAAATGGGAATGAACAACATCAATATGGATTTGATCATCGGCCTTCCAGGAGAAGGGACAGAGGAATTTGCCCATACCCTTTCTGAAACGGAAAAGCTAATGCCGGAATCCTTGACGGTTCATACTCTTTCTTTTAAAAGAGCTTCAGAAATGACAAGGAATAAACAGAAGTATAAAGTTGCTGGGCGCGATGAAATAGAAAGAATGATGAATATGGCTGAATCATGGACAAAGGAACATGACTACGTGCCATACTATCTGTACAGGCAGAAGAACATTCTTGGAAACCTGGAGAATGTAGGCTATGCTTTCCCGGAACAAGAGAGCCTGTACAATATCATCATCATGGAAGAGCAGCAAACCATCATCGGTCTTGGATGCGGAGCATCGAGCAAGTTCATTGATCCCGAAACAGGTGTCATCACCCAATTTTCGAATCCAAAGGATCCGAAATCATATAACGACAGTTTTGAAGAATACGCGAATAAGAAAATCGAGATTCTCGACTCATTATTTAATAAAACTAGCTCCCGAAGATAAATTCGGGAGTTTTTTTGTTTTTGAAGAACAAATTAATGAACGTTCCATTCACTCATTCTTTAAAAAATCAAAATAGTGAGAAAAAGGTTTTTAAATATAACTTCTCCCTATATAATAAAAATATAAGGATAAATGGAGGGGATGAATGGTGGCGATTGAATTTTCAACGGACACTGTAAAATTAGATATTAATGGTCGACTGGCGGTTCTTGAGTTGAACAGGCCTGAAGCACTGAATGCACTTGATGTGGAAATGATCAAGGGAATCACGATGAACCTGAAGGAAATCTGCAAGTCTGATGAGATTGATATCGTGCTGATTAAAGGAGCTGGGCGTGCCTTCTCAGCAGGCGGGGACATCAAGACAATGCTTTCCAATACAAATGAAAGCGATTTCTATCATGTGATGGACGATATCCATGATATGATCGTGACGTTGTACAGCATGCCAAAAGTGACAATCAGCGCAGTTACGGGTGCTGCGGCCGGGTTGGGCTTTAGTCTAGCTCTTGCGACAGATTACATAATCGCTGAGCCATCGAGCAAGATTGCCATGAATTTTATTGGAATCGGTTTGATTCCGGATGGAGGAGGCCACTTCTTCATGGAGGAGCGCCTTGGAGAAACGAAGGCGAAGCAGCTGATTTGGGATGGAAAAACCCTTTCTGCTAATGATGCATTCACACTTGGCCTTATTGACGAGGTGCCAGATGGAGATTTTACAGAAGCGGTGGAGGCGAAAATACAAGAATGGTTGAATAAGCCAGTCCAGGCTATGATTAAAACAAAGAAAATTCTTGCTGAGAAAAACAGACCTGCCCTGTTGAAAATCCTTGAACTGGAGAAATACGGGCAGTTTAAAATGCGTCAGACAGAAGACCACCAGGAGGGCATCGCTGCTTTCCTTGAAAAGAGGAAGCCGCAATTCAAAGGGAAATAAACAAAAAAAGCAAAGAGGATAGGAGCCTCTTTGCTTTTCTTATGGACGGAAAAGAACCAGCTTGCCTCTCGGTGATGTGCAGCGGTGCGTCTTTTCACTGAGGTTTTTTTCTTCCAGCATTTTTGCGCCAATTTCCTTTGCTTCTTCATCATTGGCTGCTTGGAAAGACTCGTCAATCAGTTTTTCCCCATTAGGTTCAAAGGCTGTCAGTTTGTAAGTATCCATCACAACTTCCCCTTTTTAAAAGATTAGTAAGTATAAAATTAACTTCGAGAATTGTCCAGCTCCAGCGCCAAGTTCCAATAAGTTTCGGTCATCCCAAGGCGCTTGCGCTTTTCTTGCAAAATTCAGATGATTACTATTATTTTTGCATAACTTTTTTAAATATGCAAAACAAAAATATGAAACTATTTGCATATTCATTTCGTAGTAATTTAATGGAAAAGGAGGAAGATGATTATGGTGTTACAGCTTGAACAGGTTACAAAGAGATTTGGCAACTTTACAGCAGTGAACCAGCTATCGCTCAATATACCAGAAAAAGAGATGTTCGGTTTCCTTGGTGCTAATGGTGCAGGGAAGACGACTACTTTCCGGATGATTCTCGGGTTGCTGGATGTCTCGGAAGGAAAGATTACCTGGGATGGGAAGCCGATCAATTATGACACGAGCAGTATCATTGGTTACCTTCCGGAGGAAAGAGGGCTTTATCCAAAATTAAAAGTCCGGGAACAGATTGTCTATCTTGCCAGGTTGAGAGGGATGCAAAAACAAGCAGCTCTCAAGGAGCTTGAGTACTGGCTTAATCGTTTTAAAGTTCCAGAATATGCTGATAAAAAGGTTGAAGAGCTTTCGAAGGGGAACCAGCAAAAAATCCAGTTCATCGCCGCGGTCATCCATAAGCCAAAGCTGTTGATCCTTGATGAGCCTTTCAGCGGATTGGATCCTGTCAACGTTGAACAATTGAAGGAAGCGGTGCTTGAGCTGAAAAATGCGGGTACGACGATTGTATTTGCCAGTCACCGCATGGAGCATGTTGAGGAAATGTGTGAACATATTTGCATCATGCACAAAGGAAGACCTGTCGTTCATGGTTCTCTGAAAGAAATCAAGCGATCTTTTGGTAAAAAGAATTTGGTCATCCATGCTGATTTTGATACATCTTTCTTAAAGGAATATCCCGGAGTGTCGAGAGCGAAATCAACGGCAGAAGGAATACATCTGCAAATCACAGGTGAGCAAGTTGCTGAATCCATTTTGAAAGAGATTGTTGGTAAAGGCTTTATCCGTAAGTTCGTCCTTGAAGAACCAAGCCTCAATGATATTTTCATAGAAAAGGTGGGTGATTCATATGAATAATTTCTTCATTATCCTGATCCATACATACATGAGTAAGCTGAAAACAAAATCCTTCCTGGTTACCACCATCCTGACCGCAGGGATTATGCTGGCGCTCACGAATATGACGAACATCATCGATTTTTTCAACAAAGGTGATGAAGCGGATAAAATCATTGTCATCGATGAGACCGGCCAGCTTTTTGAGCCTCTGAAGCAGCAGATGAAGTTGGTTAACGAAGAGTTGGTCCTGGAAGAGTTTGATGGGAATGAAGAAAGCGCAAGGAAAGCTGTCGAGGAAGGGGAATATAAAGGACTTCTTCAACTGAGCTTGAACAATGAAGAGCTCCCTGCAGCTGCCTACCAGGCGATGAGCATTGCTGATTCTGCTGTTCCTGGAGACCTCCAGGCTGGATTACAGCAGATTAAGACGGCAATGGCTTCCACACAAATCAATATCGCTCCGGATCAATTGGAAGAGTTGTACGCACCAGTTGAATTCGAAAAATCGGCACTTGAAGAAGATGCCAAGACAGAAGAGGAACTGAATCAGGCACGAGGATTAGTCTATGTCCTTCTTTTCATCATTTATTTTGCGGTGATCATGTATGCCAATATGATCGCAATGGAGGTCGCGACTGAAAAATCATCAAGAGTAATGGAAATCATGATCTCAAGCGTATCACCGATCAAGCAAATGTTCGCAAAAATTCTGGGCATTGGGCTGTTAAGTCTGACTCAACTTGCAGTCCTCTTGCTGGTTGGGTACTTCTCAATCAAGCAGAATCTCGAAAGCATGGAGGGCGGGTTCTTTGAGTTCTTCGGTTTTGGGAATGTCGCAGCCAGCACGATCATTTACGCGGTTATCTTCTTCATATTAGGATACTTCCTGTATGCCACGATGGCAGCTTTCCTTGGCTCACTTGTCAGCCGGATTGAAGATGTCCAGCAAATGATCACACCGATGACACTTCTGGTGGTGGCAGGTTTCATGATGGCGATGTTCGGCTTGGGTCAGCCGGAAGCGCCATTTGTGAAATATACATCCTTCATCCCGTTTTTCTCACCAATGCTGATGTTCCTGCGTGTCGGGATGCTGAACATCCCATTCTGGGAAATCGCTTTATCAATCGGTATCCTTGTGGCAACAATTGCCTTCCTGGCAGTATTCGGTGCTAGGGTATACCGAGGCGGAGTGCTGATGTACGGAAAATCCAATTCCTTTAAGGACATCAAAAAAGCACTGCAACTAACGAAAAACGAATAAAGAGAAAAGCCGCGATCCAGTGATTGCGGCTTTTTTTACAGGGAATTCGATTTGATTTGTGGAATATGTATTAGAGAGAAAATGGAATCCTGAATGATCATGCGAACCCAGATTTCATTCACACATTGATTAGTTGTATAGAAGGAGAGTGTTCATGGTGAGACAGATTATTGCTATGGGCGGCGGAGGTTTTTCGATGGAGCCGGAAAATCCGCTGTTGGATTTGTATATTTTGAGTCAGGCGGATACCCGCACGCCCAAAGTTTGCTTTGTGCCGACAGCCAGCGGCGATGCGGAAAATTATATTTCGAGATTCTATAACGCTTTTGAAAACCATGAATGCAGCCCTTCCCATCTTTCATTGTTCCGTCCTCCAACAAGAGATTTGGAAGACTATGTGATGGATAAGGATATCATTTATGTAGGCGGAGGGAATACAAAGAACCTTCTGGCCTTGTGGAAGGAGTGGGGTCTTGATGCAATCATGCGTAAAGCCTGGCAGGATGGAAAAATAATGGCTGGAGTAAGCGCGGGCTCAATCTGCTGGTTCGAGGAAGGCTTAACAGATTCTTTTGGCAGTGGACTACAACCGTTAAAGACCCTCGGATTCTTAAAAGGGAGTAATTGCCCGCATTATGATGGTGAAAAGGATCGTCGTCCTTCTTATCAGGAATTCGTAGGCTGTGGAAGAATGGCTGCTGGATATGCCGCAGATGACGGTGCCGCATTGCACTATATCGATGAGCAGCTAATTAAAGCGGTAAGCTCACGCCCGGAAGCAAAAGCCTATCATGTTTGGGAATCAGGCGGAAAGGTGCAGGAAGAAACCGTGGAGACCATCTATCTTGGATAAAGAGGAACTGCAGTCAAATGAGGACTGCAGTTTTTTTTCGTTAAAAAGTGTTTGCGCCACGTGTCCAGCTCAAGGGATTGTCAGATGCTGACCAAGCCGCTTACTTTTTTTGCGGTAGAACGTGCATTCGTATTTTTGGAGTGAT
This portion of the Mesobacillus sp. S13 genome encodes:
- a CDS encoding enoyl-CoA hydratase; its protein translation is MVAIEFSTDTVKLDINGRLAVLELNRPEALNALDVEMIKGITMNLKEICKSDEIDIVLIKGAGRAFSAGGDIKTMLSNTNESDFYHVMDDIHDMIVTLYSMPKVTISAVTGAAAGLGFSLALATDYIIAEPSSKIAMNFIGIGLIPDGGGHFFMEERLGETKAKQLIWDGKTLSANDAFTLGLIDEVPDGDFTEAVEAKIQEWLNKPVQAMIKTKKILAEKNRPALLKILELEKYGQFKMRQTEDHQEGIAAFLEKRKPQFKGK
- a CDS encoding coproporphyrinogen III oxidase, encoding MRINIKGIQDDRFQRPLGLIANLFFEESVVVLSGTEHEANATIEFDVNNVEGQFIVKAALVAEGKTFTAEANKEIPTGLSDKEEFKLLKTVISRAYLKVLQDWTGMIQKWGILTGVRPTKLLHKKLREGMDQQFAHKELKEQYLISDEKIQLMQQIVDRQLAVLPDLYDLKNGVSIYIGIPFCPTKCAYCTFPAYAINGRQGSVDSFLGGLHHEIRQIGDWLKKNDIKITTVYYGGGTPTSITAEEMDMLYEEVQQSFPDVEKIREVTVEAGRPDTITPEKLEVLKKWNIDRISINPQSYIQETLKAIGRHHTVEETIEKFHLAREMGMNNINMDLIIGLPGEGTEEFAHTLSETEKLMPESLTVHTLSFKRASEMTRNKQKYKVAGRDEIERMMNMAESWTKEHDYVPYYLYRQKNILGNLENVGYAFPEQESLYNIIIMEEQQTIIGLGCGASSKFIDPETGVITQFSNPKDPKSYNDSFEEYANKKIEILDSLFNKTSSRR
- a CDS encoding ABC transporter ATP-binding protein, producing MVLQLEQVTKRFGNFTAVNQLSLNIPEKEMFGFLGANGAGKTTTFRMILGLLDVSEGKITWDGKPINYDTSSIIGYLPEERGLYPKLKVREQIVYLARLRGMQKQAALKELEYWLNRFKVPEYADKKVEELSKGNQQKIQFIAAVIHKPKLLILDEPFSGLDPVNVEQLKEAVLELKNAGTTIVFASHRMEHVEEMCEHICIMHKGRPVVHGSLKEIKRSFGKKNLVIHADFDTSFLKEYPGVSRAKSTAEGIHLQITGEQVAESILKEIVGKGFIRKFVLEEPSLNDIFIEKVGDSYE
- a CDS encoding ABC transporter permease translates to MNNFFIILIHTYMSKLKTKSFLVTTILTAGIMLALTNMTNIIDFFNKGDEADKIIVIDETGQLFEPLKQQMKLVNEELVLEEFDGNEESARKAVEEGEYKGLLQLSLNNEELPAAAYQAMSIADSAVPGDLQAGLQQIKTAMASTQINIAPDQLEELYAPVEFEKSALEEDAKTEEELNQARGLVYVLLFIIYFAVIMYANMIAMEVATEKSSRVMEIMISSVSPIKQMFAKILGIGLLSLTQLAVLLLVGYFSIKQNLESMEGGFFEFFGFGNVAASTIIYAVIFFILGYFLYATMAAFLGSLVSRIEDVQQMITPMTLLVVAGFMMAMFGLGQPEAPFVKYTSFIPFFSPMLMFLRVGMLNIPFWEIALSIGILVATIAFLAVFGARVYRGGVLMYGKSNSFKDIKKALQLTKNE
- a CDS encoding YhzD family protein, whose amino-acid sequence is MDTYKLTAFEPNGEKLIDESFQAANDEEAKEIGAKMLEEKNLSEKTHRCTSPRGKLVLFRP
- a CDS encoding Cof-type HAD-IIB family hydrolase; translated protein: MIYRLLALNVDGTILQSNGRLHKSTRDAIEYVQQKGVYVTLVTSRSFPSAKKVAKALKINSLLVTHLGSYISNDLRSDPVFEKRISEDVTFQLVRFLESFPCQIRLVHEKFSLANKYKLNHNLLAKTVFTSGDPIFYSQQFTDSISEALVNDPVAPPKIEVYFEYEEDLKDAQQAINGMFSEVSLSRLNDYRLDIMPEGVSKLNGLIQLGEHLGIPLKEMVAIGDGYDDIDMIEAAGLGVAMGNASVEVKKAADWVTRSNNQHGVSYMVKEHFRKQQPIEFLRKMNIIKM